One window of Thermacetogenium phaeum DSM 12270 genomic DNA carries:
- a CDS encoding DNA methyltransferase, which produces MNDLLDLNEAAAWASEFTNKYVTPTNISYLLQYGKVKKYSWNGKTLVSVEELKKYYEEYYSELRERYEERLGGDINWALSFARVKEKETTKHVHRLHPYKGKFIPQLVEYFLDGHTDDFKRDVYFRPGDIILDPFAGSGTTLVQAAELGMHAIGLDISYFNCLISEVKLLDYDLETIAAHCQEINRIIKAESSRLAGFDRELSELVSSINDEFFPSPEFKYSLARGTVDENRVVSEALTCLKDKYDALINRYGVELKGRLTGSDFLDTWLAAPVLREALAARKYLNRVESEKERKLLTVILSRTIRSCRLTPHYQLELLNKPVSGPYYCYKHRKICKPILSMARIFGRYSRDTINRLAEFGRLKKDAFSAVIDGDSRFINIFEEVKKRNEDFYKLLINKRIKGIFTSPPYVGQLDYHAQHEYAYELFGFNRRDDQEIGRSGRGKGSKAREEYIEGIADVLLNSKRYLADDFHAFIVANDEYGLYPEIARRAGLKIVQEFKRPVLNRTSRDRNPYGESIFHMVNNGSNSTSPDPD; this is translated from the coding sequence ATGAACGACCTGCTGGACTTAAACGAAGCCGCCGCCTGGGCTTCAGAATTTACAAACAAATATGTCACACCGACCAACATCAGCTACCTCCTCCAGTACGGCAAGGTCAAAAAGTACAGCTGGAACGGGAAAACCCTTGTGAGCGTTGAGGAACTCAAGAAGTACTACGAAGAGTATTACTCGGAACTGCGAGAAAGGTACGAGGAGCGTCTAGGCGGCGACATCAATTGGGCACTGTCGTTTGCCCGGGTGAAGGAGAAAGAAACCACAAAGCACGTCCACCGGCTGCACCCTTATAAGGGAAAATTCATCCCGCAGCTGGTGGAGTATTTCCTGGACGGCCACACCGATGACTTCAAGCGAGACGTCTACTTTCGCCCCGGAGACATCATCCTCGACCCCTTCGCCGGCTCCGGGACGACCCTCGTCCAGGCCGCCGAGCTCGGAATGCATGCGATCGGGCTGGACATATCATACTTCAACTGCCTGATCTCCGAAGTGAAGCTACTCGACTACGACCTGGAGACCATTGCCGCCCACTGCCAGGAGATAAACAGGATAATCAAAGCGGAGAGCAGCAGACTTGCCGGCTTTGATAGAGAACTGTCAGAACTGGTTTCTTCCATAAACGACGAATTTTTCCCTTCACCGGAATTCAAGTACAGCCTGGCGCGGGGAACGGTTGACGAAAACAGGGTGGTGTCGGAGGCACTCACCTGTCTGAAGGATAAGTATGATGCTTTGATCAACAGGTACGGCGTGGAATTGAAGGGCAGACTGACGGGATCGGATTTCCTCGACACCTGGCTGGCCGCTCCGGTTCTTCGAGAGGCTCTGGCCGCAAGGAAGTATTTAAACAGGGTTGAATCTGAAAAAGAACGGAAGCTTCTCACCGTAATCCTGTCCAGGACGATCCGCTCCTGCCGGTTGACCCCGCATTATCAACTGGAGCTGCTGAATAAACCCGTCTCCGGGCCTTATTACTGCTACAAGCACAGGAAGATTTGCAAGCCGATCCTCTCAATGGCCAGGATCTTCGGCAGGTATTCCCGGGATACCATCAACAGGCTCGCCGAATTCGGCAGGCTGAAAAAAGATGCCTTTTCTGCAGTGATCGATGGAGATTCAAGGTTCATCAACATCTTCGAAGAAGTTAAGAAGAGAAATGAAGATTTCTACAAACTGCTGATCAATAAACGAATAAAAGGCATTTTCACGTCACCGCCCTACGTCGGGCAGCTCGATTACCATGCCCAGCACGAGTACGCCTACGAGCTTTTCGGCTTCAACAGGCGCGACGATCAGGAAATAGGCAGGTCCGGCAGGGGGAAGGGAAGCAAAGCCAGGGAGGAGTACATCGAGGGGATCGCCGACGTTCTTTTGAACAGCAAAAGGTACCTGGCGGATGATTTTCACGCATTCATCGTGGCCAACGACGAATACGGACTATATCCTGAGATCGCCCGCCGTGCCGGCCTGAAAATTGTACAGGAGTTCAAGCGCCCGGTGCTGAACAGAACCTCCAGAGACAGGAATCCCTACGGAGAAAGCATTTTTCATATGGTGAACAATGGTTCTAATTCGACTTCTCCAGACCCAGACTGA
- a CDS encoding type II toxin-antitoxin system PemK/MazF family toxin yields the protein MTVVKRGDVFLVDFNPARGSEQAGFRPALIIQNDVGNRYSPTTIVAAISAAFERTYPFLVRLSAGEGGLERDSMVNASQILTVDKSRLIKKLGSLSAERMQQVDRAVRISLGLEKSN from the coding sequence GTGACCGTGGTTAAACGCGGCGACGTTTTCCTGGTGGACTTCAACCCAGCGCGAGGTAGCGAGCAGGCAGGTTTTCGACCTGCTCTTATTATTCAGAACGATGTGGGTAACAGGTATAGCCCGACTACCATCGTGGCGGCGATCAGCGCAGCTTTCGAAAGAACCTACCCCTTTTTAGTGCGGCTTTCCGCGGGTGAGGGGGGACTGGAGAGGGACAGCATGGTCAACGCCAGCCAGATACTCACGGTAGACAAGTCCCGTTTGATTAAGAAATTGGGAAGCCTTTCTGCTGAAAGGATGCAGCAGGTGGACCGTGCAGTCAGGATCAGTCTGGGTCTGGAGAAGTCGAATTAG
- a CDS encoding ribbon-helix-helix domain-containing protein, with protein sequence MSTKITVSLPEPLLAVLDRLARQLSTTRSGAVAELLRRAERAELEREMEEGYAVWAESNSADAELFLPAQAEVVLRDRG encoded by the coding sequence GTGAGCACAAAGATTACGGTGAGCCTGCCCGAACCGCTGCTGGCCGTCCTTGACCGTTTGGCGCGGCAGCTGTCCACTACAAGGAGCGGGGCGGTGGCCGAACTCCTACGTCGGGCGGAACGGGCAGAATTGGAGCGAGAAATGGAAGAAGGGTATGCCGTTTGGGCAGAGTCCAACAGTGCGGATGCCGAGCTTTTTCTTCCGGCGCAGGCCGAGGTGGTGCTGCGTGACCGTGGTTAA
- a CDS encoding DUF1670 domain-containing protein → MIGSEILISFSSLRRWDRQTSGTILDAGRSITPKDVIVSLHLQGYTVKDIARMTHHSPRAGDNYIGTFEAVLLLYLFGVPPELMARLQGGSP, encoded by the coding sequence TTGATAGGCTCGGAGATTTTAATAAGCTTCTCTTCGCTCCGTCGCTGGGATCGTCAAACCTCGGGGACTATCCTTGATGCCGGAAGAAGCATAACGCCCAAGGATGTGATCGTCAGCCTGCATCTACAGGGCTACACGGTTAAAGACATTGCCCGAATGACGCATCATTCGCCACGGGCGGGGGATAACTACATCGGAACCTTCGAAGCAGTCCTGTTATTGTATTTATTCGGTGTTCCGCCTGAGCTTATGGCACGCCTGCAAGGGGGGTCTCCTTGA
- a CDS encoding IS110 family RNA-guided transposase yields MKLFVGIDVSMKDFKARMFDAEGEEIAKRIRCKNDDPGAESFVKYLVEICGANEVDSLRIGMESTSVYGWHLQMRLAGEPLLASFHPQVYVFNPKVIANFRKQYVDIPKDDWFDCLVIADRLRFGRLPESCQVDFRYLPLQRLTRFRYHLIQTITREKNYFLTNLFLKFNTICQDKVLSDIFGATSEAILTEFLSPEEIAARPLDELIDFLMEKGKSHFSNPEATAKALKHAAACAYRLHGSLLEPVNLILATSLQTIRTLEQQVKSIDRAIEKELSHFPNTLQSIPGMGPVCTAGIIAEIGDIHRFDNEKAVAKFAGLTWRKHQSGEFEADDTPLTKTGNVYLRYYFVMAADSVRKWDPRFAEFYARKFKESTTHHYRRALVLTARKLVRVVDALLRSNQLYVPQE; encoded by the coding sequence ATGAAACTGTTTGTCGGTATCGATGTCAGCATGAAAGATTTCAAGGCCCGGATGTTCGACGCCGAGGGCGAGGAGATCGCCAAGCGCATTCGCTGCAAGAACGACGATCCGGGTGCAGAGTCCTTTGTTAAGTACCTGGTGGAGATCTGCGGCGCCAACGAAGTTGATTCCCTGCGGATCGGCATGGAGTCCACCTCTGTCTATGGCTGGCACCTGCAGATGCGCCTGGCCGGTGAGCCTTTGCTGGCTTCCTTCCACCCCCAGGTGTACGTCTTCAATCCCAAGGTGATCGCCAACTTCAGAAAACAGTACGTCGATATTCCAAAGGATGACTGGTTCGACTGCCTGGTGATCGCCGACCGGCTAAGGTTCGGGCGGCTGCCCGAGAGCTGCCAGGTGGACTTCCGCTACCTGCCCCTCCAGCGGCTGACCAGGTTCCGTTACCACCTGATCCAGACCATCACTCGGGAGAAGAACTACTTCCTGACCAACCTGTTCCTGAAGTTCAATACCATCTGCCAGGACAAGGTGCTGAGCGACATCTTCGGGGCCACCTCGGAGGCGATCCTGACCGAGTTCCTTTCTCCGGAAGAGATTGCGGCACGACCGCTTGATGAGTTAATTGATTTCCTGATGGAGAAGGGAAAGAGTCATTTCTCCAACCCCGAAGCTACGGCCAAGGCCTTAAAGCATGCCGCAGCCTGCGCTTACAGGCTGCACGGAAGCCTCCTGGAGCCGGTGAACCTGATCCTGGCCACCAGTTTGCAGACCATCCGCACCCTGGAACAGCAGGTCAAGAGTATTGACAGGGCTATTGAGAAAGAACTGTCACACTTTCCGAACACTTTGCAGTCGATACCGGGCATGGGGCCTGTCTGTACCGCCGGAATAATCGCCGAGATCGGCGACATCCACCGGTTCGACAACGAGAAGGCAGTCGCCAAGTTTGCCGGCCTCACCTGGCGGAAACACCAGTCAGGCGAGTTTGAAGCCGATGACACGCCGCTTACGAAAACCGGCAATGTGTACCTGCGCTATTACTTTGTGATGGCCGCCGACAGCGTGCGTAAATGGGACCCCAGGTTTGCCGAGTTCTATGCCCGTAAGTTTAAAGAAAGTACTACTCACCACTATCGCCGTGCTTTGGTTCTTACCGCACGTAAACTCGTGCGGGTGGTTGATGCTCTGCTACGCAGCAACCAACTATACGTGCCCCAAGAGTAG
- a CDS encoding PocR ligand-binding domain-containing protein, which yields MVGKSTVKLLDLIDLDFLQDFQDNFAESVGVASLTEDEDGNALTRLSCFSELCIKIIRTTECGLRRCRQTEIRGGLGLVCRVALLLIATAS from the coding sequence ATGGTGGGGAAGAGTACCGTGAAATTGCTTGACCTTATCGACCTCGATTTTCTGCAGGATTTTCAAGATAACTTTGCCGAGAGTGTAGGTGTAGCCAGCCTGACCGAAGATGAAGATGGAAATGCATTGACCCGTCTAAGCTGTTTTTCTGAATTGTGTATAAAAATCATCCGGACTACAGAGTGCGGGTTAAGGCGCTGCCGGCAGACGGAAATACGAGGTGGTTTAGGGTTAGTCTGTCGGGTGGCTCTTCTACTAATAGCAACGGCTTCATAA
- a CDS encoding sigma-54-dependent Fis family transcriptional regulator, whose amino-acid sequence MSIAHRALSDIALAWMKFVTTGELEFETLRPEIAESWQRCYQAGIDPYDGTCYDVLDSSELEFLREKHRDLIEIARPFMTNLYKFFEGSGYIVILTDAQGYILEAFGDEDTLKDAIGLNFIKGANWTEDAVGTNAIGTALLLKMPIQVSGPEHYCRKHHAWTCSATPIFDHNGNVLGILDLSGPSNEAHLHTLGMVVAAGEAIREQMRIRQKNRELTLANSQLSGIIQTMCEGVIAFDARGIIIRLNPASEQIIGRKSRDLVGKPVRDILGNRVHFIDKLLVGRDTFNEVEVMVDSVDGLIHCLVSGKPILDDQGVFTGGVILLRPIERVQKLVNRFSGAQATFRFRDIIGESAGIREAIRMASLAASSMSTVLLQGESGTGKELFAQAIHNRSPRRKGPFVAVNCGAIPRELIASELFGYEGGAFTGAKRGGRPGKFELASGGTLFLDEIGEMPLEQQVALLRVLQERRLTRLGGDKVIPVDVRVICATNKNLLGEVEKGNFRRDLYYRVNVITINIPPLRERPEDIPILFKHFLERISREWGKSFDGVDPEVVEHLKRYHWPGNVRELQNVVERMVSIAEGSRITAEYLPEEIYRPWHSESCEASSFVQVARIEEEREKRKRMQAERERRRILELLSKHGGNISRVARELGVSRNTIYRKMKIYNININK is encoded by the coding sequence ATGTCTATAGCTCACCGAGCTTTGTCTGACATTGCGTTGGCTTGGATGAAGTTTGTGACTACGGGGGAACTCGAATTTGAGACGCTGCGGCCCGAAATTGCGGAATCATGGCAGAGGTGTTATCAGGCGGGAATTGATCCGTACGACGGCACCTGTTATGACGTTTTGGATTCCTCCGAATTGGAATTCCTGCGTGAGAAGCACAGGGATCTGATTGAGATCGCCAGGCCGTTTATGACCAACCTTTATAAATTTTTTGAGGGATCCGGCTATATTGTGATACTGACTGACGCTCAGGGATATATTCTAGAAGCGTTTGGTGATGAGGATACTCTAAAAGATGCGATTGGGCTCAATTTTATTAAAGGGGCTAACTGGACCGAGGATGCTGTTGGGACCAACGCTATCGGAACTGCACTGTTACTCAAAATGCCCATTCAGGTATCAGGCCCGGAACATTACTGCCGCAAACACCATGCCTGGACCTGTTCGGCTACTCCGATATTCGATCATAACGGAAACGTATTGGGGATTCTAGATCTATCGGGTCCCTCGAATGAAGCGCATCTGCATACCCTGGGTATGGTAGTGGCGGCGGGAGAAGCCATCCGGGAACAGATGCGGATCCGGCAGAAGAACCGGGAACTTACCCTTGCCAACAGCCAACTATCAGGCATTATTCAGACAATGTGTGAAGGAGTTATTGCTTTTGATGCTCGGGGTATAATTATACGGCTCAACCCTGCGTCGGAGCAGATCATCGGTAGGAAAAGTCGGGATTTGGTAGGTAAGCCGGTGAGGGATATTCTGGGAAACCGTGTTCATTTTATAGATAAGCTACTCGTTGGTCGTGATACCTTTAACGAAGTGGAGGTAATGGTGGATTCCGTAGACGGGCTGATCCATTGTTTGGTATCAGGCAAGCCGATTTTAGATGACCAAGGTGTCTTTACGGGCGGCGTGATACTCCTCCGTCCGATTGAGCGGGTGCAGAAGCTGGTTAACCGTTTCAGTGGGGCGCAGGCCACATTTCGTTTCAGGGACATAATTGGGGAAAGTGCGGGGATTCGGGAAGCGATCAGGATGGCGTCATTGGCGGCATCGAGCATGTCCACCGTACTGCTGCAGGGGGAGAGCGGCACGGGGAAGGAGCTTTTTGCGCAGGCCATTCACAATCGCAGTCCTCGCAGGAAGGGTCCCTTTGTGGCGGTAAACTGCGGGGCTATACCGAGGGAGCTGATTGCCAGCGAGCTGTTTGGATACGAGGGAGGGGCATTTACCGGAGCGAAGCGAGGGGGTAGGCCCGGCAAATTTGAGCTGGCGTCGGGGGGTACACTTTTTCTGGATGAGATTGGGGAGATGCCGCTGGAGCAACAGGTAGCCCTGCTGCGGGTATTGCAGGAGAGGAGGCTCACCCGTCTTGGTGGTGATAAGGTGATTCCGGTAGATGTGCGGGTTATCTGTGCCACCAATAAGAATCTTCTGGGTGAAGTGGAGAAGGGGAACTTTCGGCGAGATCTTTACTACCGGGTGAACGTAATCACGATTAATATTCCTCCGCTTCGGGAGCGTCCTGAAGATATACCGATACTGTTCAAACACTTTTTGGAGAGGATCAGCAGGGAATGGGGGAAGAGTTTTGATGGCGTAGACCCGGAGGTAGTGGAGCATCTGAAGCGGTACCACTGGCCGGGGAATGTTCGGGAGCTGCAGAATGTGGTGGAGAGGATGGTGAGCATAGCGGAGGGGAGTCGGATCACGGCGGAATACCTTCCTGAAGAAATTTACAGGCCGTGGCATTCGGAAAGCTGCGAGGCGTCTTCATTTGTGCAGGTGGCAAGAATAGAGGAGGAGAGGGAGAAGAGGAAAAGGATGCAGGCCGAGAGGGAGCGCAGGAGGATCCTGGAACTGCTGTCCAAACATGGGGGCAACATCAGCCGAGTTGCCAGGGAGCTGGGGGTCTCCCGCAACACCATTTACAGGAAGATGAAGATCTATAATATAAACATAAACAAATGA
- a CDS encoding MoaD family protein gives MKFFALLRDITGVKETADFTATVLVELLEKLSEHYGKELTRWLFAPTDSVQEKQLSSDVIILVNGRAIEHLAGLATPLKEEDEVAIFFRLAGG, from the coding sequence GTGAAGTTCTTTGCTCTCCTCCGGGACATTACAGGTGTAAAAGAAACCGCGGATTTTACGGCGACTGTATTGGTAGAACTGCTGGAAAAACTATCCGAGCATTACGGAAAGGAGCTGACCCGGTGGCTTTTTGCTCCCACAGATTCCGTTCAGGAGAAACAGCTCAGTTCTGACGTGATCATTCTGGTCAACGGGAGGGCAATAGAACATCTGGCAGGTCTGGCAACACCTTTAAAGGAAGAGGATGAGGTGGCGATTTTCTTCAGGCTGGCAGGGGGCTGA
- a CDS encoding aldehyde ferredoxin oxidoreductase C-terminal domain-containing protein, with the protein MNRRESSVTKIFQDLTAAVDSSGICLFLTFAIGAPELSEQLTAATGIDFTVEEIMKIGERIWNMERLFLLANGFTKADDTLPPRILKEPVKVGPCKGAVSKLDVMLPEYYEVRGWDAEGRPTPEKLQELGLQ; encoded by the coding sequence ATGAATCGAAGGGAAAGCTCAGTTACGAAGATCTTCCAGGATCTCACCGCGGCCGTAGACTCTTCCGGGATCTGCCTCTTCCTGACATTTGCCATCGGAGCACCGGAACTTTCCGAACAACTCACAGCTGCAACAGGGATTGACTTTACCGTTGAAGAAATAATGAAGATCGGCGAGAGGATCTGGAACATGGAGCGACTCTTCCTCCTGGCGAACGGCTTTACCAAAGCGGACGATACGCTGCCGCCGCGCATTTTGAAGGAGCCGGTCAAGGTCGGCCCCTGCAAGGGAGCGGTCAGCAAACTGGATGTCATGCTTCCGGAGTACTACGAGGTGCGCGGATGGGACGCTGAGGGCAGGCCGACCCCAGAGAAGCTACAAGAGCTAGGCCTCCAATAA
- a CDS encoding lipoate--protein ligase → MRTAYASSSSYDPWYNLAIEEYLLNHVAENEIILYLWQNDNTVVIGKHQNAWKECACKELESEGGKLARRLSGGGAVYHDLGNLNFTFVMDRKLYDLERQLHVLLLAVRNLGIEAEFSGRNDLTVEGKKFSGNAFCFKSRSAYHHGTILVDTDMNRLARYLRVSKEKIASKGVDVKSVRSRVVNLARLNPEITIEAVRQSVKESFAQVYGEYSREIQFDGDSEEILRLYQKYASWEWRYGETPDFDISLRNRFDWGEIELCLSIDEGLIKKAVIYSDAIDCGLVEALAESLQGIPFRKDVIIERVGCIEGAGMRSFVRDLLGWLGAREF, encoded by the coding sequence TTGAGAACAGCGTATGCAAGTTCAAGTTCTTATGACCCATGGTACAACCTGGCTATTGAAGAGTATTTGTTGAATCATGTGGCGGAGAATGAGATTATTTTGTATTTGTGGCAGAACGACAACACGGTTGTGATCGGCAAGCATCAAAATGCCTGGAAGGAGTGTGCCTGTAAAGAGCTGGAAAGCGAAGGCGGCAAACTTGCCCGCAGGCTATCCGGGGGCGGAGCGGTTTATCACGATCTCGGCAATCTGAATTTCACATTCGTCATGGACAGGAAGCTGTACGATCTGGAAAGGCAACTGCACGTTCTCCTGCTGGCCGTAAGAAACCTCGGAATAGAGGCGGAATTTTCGGGGCGCAACGATCTCACCGTTGAGGGGAAAAAGTTTTCGGGCAATGCCTTTTGTTTCAAGTCCAGATCGGCCTATCACCACGGCACCATTCTCGTCGACACGGACATGAACAGACTCGCCCGCTACCTGCGGGTCTCCAAGGAGAAAATAGCGTCGAAAGGTGTTGACGTTAAATCGGTAAGGTCAAGGGTGGTCAACCTGGCCCGTTTGAATCCTGAAATCACCATTGAAGCGGTGCGGCAGAGCGTAAAAGAGAGCTTTGCCCAAGTCTACGGGGAATATTCCCGTGAAATTCAGTTTGACGGGGACTCCGAGGAGATACTCAGGCTGTACCAGAAGTATGCGTCCTGGGAGTGGAGATACGGCGAAACCCCCGACTTCGACATTTCCTTGCGCAACAGGTTTGACTGGGGAGAAATCGAGCTCTGTCTCAGCATAGATGAAGGCCTTATTAAAAAAGCTGTCATCTACTCGGATGCCATAGACTGCGGCCTAGTCGAAGCCCTTGCGGAATCCCTTCAGGGTATTCCCTTCCGCAAAGATGTCATCATAGAAAGGGTCGGCTGTATCGAGGGCGCCGGGATGAGGTCATTTGTTCGGGATTTACTGGGATGGCTTGGGGCGAGGGAGTTTTGA
- a CDS encoding isochorismatase family protein — MARHLLKADNSVFMIIDLQENLMKVMDQAGKVYKNTQLVLAACYKLNIPVIVTEQYPKGLGYTVAEVKGSLGEHVKLEKISFSACSVDALKVLKGYNRNQILVAGSETHICVFQTVRDLIMAGYQVFVLQDAVCSRFKHNHKNGLELMREEGAVITNAETVVFDLLKVAGTPEFKAIAPLLK, encoded by the coding sequence ATGGCAAGACATTTATTAAAGGCAGACAATTCGGTATTCATGATTATTGATCTGCAGGAAAATCTGATGAAGGTGATGGACCAGGCCGGGAAGGTATACAAAAACACGCAGCTGGTGCTTGCGGCATGTTACAAATTGAACATACCGGTTATTGTCACCGAGCAGTATCCGAAAGGTTTGGGGTACACGGTTGCGGAGGTGAAGGGCAGCCTGGGAGAACACGTTAAACTGGAGAAGATCAGTTTCTCGGCCTGTTCGGTGGATGCTTTAAAGGTGCTAAAGGGATACAACCGGAACCAGATCCTGGTTGCGGGGAGCGAGACCCATATCTGTGTTTTCCAGACGGTCAGGGATCTGATCATGGCCGGGTATCAGGTCTTCGTATTGCAGGATGCCGTTTGCTCCCGGTTCAAGCACAATCACAAGAACGGTCTGGAATTAATGAGGGAAGAAGGCGCTGTAATAACAAATGCCGAGACCGTGGTTTTTGACCTGCTCAAAGTGGCGGGAACCCCCGAGTTTAAGGCAATTGCACCATTGTTGAAATAA
- a CDS encoding MBL fold metallo-hydrolase: MKVTALTTVLHEIDNLLIRNIPVTSTVVELDDKMLAIIDTGMYGNPGLLESLEEAGYSPLDFSLVINTHIHPDHVGGNRHFKNARILISRQELAYERDFAARLRESKDPAAGLHSMGRHVRDQEILLARELKKLTEAYPADKLVGDPEQLEFFEDQPLLPKNLSVVSVPGHSIGSRAVILQDKSRAVLVAGDALYHRDLWRKNSAGILHYNADLFMNNARRISRFRGIIIPGHDRAFDNHSRRYLEEDTFYL, encoded by the coding sequence ATGAAGGTCACTGCTTTAACCACCGTTCTGCATGAGATCGACAATCTCCTGATCAGGAATATTCCGGTTACATCTACAGTGGTAGAATTGGATGACAAGATGCTGGCGATCATCGACACTGGGATGTACGGCAATCCGGGCTTGTTGGAAAGCCTGGAGGAGGCAGGCTACAGTCCGTTGGATTTCAGCCTGGTGATCAATACACACATCCACCCGGACCACGTTGGCGGCAATCGTCATTTTAAAAATGCCCGCATTCTGATCAGCCGGCAGGAGCTGGCATACGAACGGGACTTTGCCGCGAGGCTGCGGGAAAGCAAAGACCCGGCCGCCGGCTTGCACAGCATGGGGCGACATGTTCGAGACCAGGAGATCCTCTTGGCCCGAGAGCTGAAAAAACTTACAGAAGCATACCCTGCAGATAAACTGGTGGGCGATCCGGAACAGTTAGAGTTTTTTGAAGACCAGCCCCTGCTTCCGAAAAATCTTTCGGTCGTATCTGTTCCAGGGCATTCCATTGGCAGCCGCGCCGTTATTCTACAGGATAAGAGTCGTGCGGTTCTGGTTGCGGGAGATGCGCTGTACCATCGGGACCTGTGGAGAAAAAACTCTGCTGGCATTCTTCACTATAACGCCGATCTGTTTATGAACAATGCCCGGCGGATATCCCGTTTCCGGGGAATTATCATCCCGGGTCACGATCGAGCATTTGACAATCATTCGCGCCGGTATCTGGAGGAAGACACTTTTTATTTATGA
- a CDS encoding radical SAM protein, protein MPGLSNLMQQAWEIRKDHAPQIIFSAPGAKHYQNRFFANRRNSFVNLSVTGKACACRCAHCNGRLLETMIPTPTPEEMCRVVDRLMEKGCRGILVSGGADSRGEVPLLPFVDAIGYAKGKGLRVLVHSGLIRRETAVALREVGVDQVLLDVIGEESTIRDVYHLAHKPSDYLEAMLTCREAGLSIAPHVVIGLHYGRLLGEMKALEMISRADPQAVVLVIISPMKGTEMAGVEPPPVEETARVFATARLLNPDIPLTLGCARPPGRYKQKIEKLAVDCGVNAIAYPDEATITHARNKGLQVIFTEECCSLMGIVAGKRGGGKGASMIGKEVKA, encoded by the coding sequence ATGCCGGGGCTTAGCAACCTTATGCAGCAGGCCTGGGAGATCAGAAAGGATCACGCACCTCAGATCATTTTTTCGGCCCCTGGGGCAAAGCATTACCAGAACAGGTTTTTCGCCAACCGCCGCAATTCCTTTGTCAACCTCAGTGTGACCGGTAAGGCGTGCGCCTGCCGCTGCGCACACTGCAACGGCAGACTGCTGGAAACCATGATCCCAACACCGACGCCCGAAGAGATGTGCCGCGTCGTGGACCGCCTGATGGAGAAAGGCTGCCGGGGTATCTTGGTCAGCGGAGGGGCGGATTCACGCGGGGAGGTACCCCTGCTCCCCTTCGTCGATGCCATTGGGTACGCCAAAGGGAAGGGGTTGCGGGTTCTGGTGCACAGCGGGCTGATCCGGCGGGAAACGGCAGTTGCCCTGCGGGAAGTGGGGGTCGATCAGGTTCTGCTGGATGTGATCGGTGAGGAAAGCACGATTCGCGATGTGTATCACCTGGCTCATAAGCCAAGTGATTATCTGGAAGCGATGCTGACCTGCCGGGAAGCGGGGTTGAGCATTGCTCCCCATGTGGTTATCGGGTTGCATTACGGCCGCCTCCTGGGAGAGATGAAGGCCCTAGAAATGATCAGCCGGGCAGACCCCCAGGCGGTGGTGCTCGTTATCATCTCCCCGATGAAAGGAACGGAAATGGCCGGAGTGGAGCCGCCGCCGGTGGAGGAAACCGCAAGGGTCTTTGCCACAGCCCGCCTCTTGAATCCCGACATCCCTTTAACCCTTGGTTGCGCCAGGCCGCCCGGCAGGTACAAACAGAAAATCGAGAAGCTGGCGGTGGACTGCGGTGTCAACGCCATTGCCTACCCAGATGAGGCAACCATAACACATGCCCGCAACAAAGGGCTGCAGGTGATTTTCACCGAAGAGTGCTGCAGCCTGATGGGCATAGTTGCGGGCAAACGCGGCGGGGGAAAGGGCGCATCTATGATTGGAAAAGAGGTTAAAGCATGA